CGCTGATAGCGCCAATCACGGTTCTTCAATTGATCGCCCAGGCTGGAGGGTTGAATACCTACGCCAACCGCAAGGGCATAGTTATCCTTCGCGCGACCAAAGACAACGTGCAAAAAATTCCGTTCAACTACAACAACGTTATCCATGGAAACGCCAAACAGAATATTGACCTGCAGCCTGGGGACACAGTCGTCGTTCCGTAGCTCGAAGAGAAAGTGATGAAGATCATGAACGCGCCATGGCTAATCCGCATCGTTGTCGTACTTTGTGCGGGGCTGTGTGCAGTACGGATCCAGGCACAATCGGTGCCGGATACTTCACTCGATACTGCCCCATCTCAGTCACAGACCTCATCGGAAGTGACAGACCCCGGCCCTTCAAAATCACCCGATCAAGATCAGCGAAATCAGTTTGTTCCTGCATTAGATGGAACGGGATTGGTTTCAATGAGGACCAATCATAGATTCCGTTTTCTCGCGGGAGAAACGACCACCAGCGGATGGGATAGTAACCCGGAAAACCTTCCCAAAGGATCAGCCTCCGCTCTCTATACAGTGAGTCCTTACTTCAGCCTTCAGGCAAGCACGAACAAGACTCAATACCTGTTGCAATACGAGCCTACATTTAACTTCTATAGCGGCTACAGCGGCAACACGATGCAGGTAGCCTCTGCAAAAGTCCTCAGCAGTGCGAGTGATCGCTTGACATGGACGTTAGGATTATCCGGCAGCCATGGACAGGATTCTGCCCGTCTGTTAGCCCCAACGCAATCGATTCCAATCGGCAGTGTGCCAGGCACCGGACCAAACTCATCCTCCTACCTGCCAAATGCCGGCACCATCACAAACATCGATGGAAGCCTCGATCTTCACTATGATCTCTCCCCCAAAAACTTCCTCGGCTTCGACTTCGCGAATTCTTTTAGCTCCATGCCATCCTTGAACCAAAAGAATAGCGTCGCCACTACGAACTTGTTTTTCACACATGGCCTCTCGCCAACACTGGGGATCCTTGCATACCAGCAAACCTCGCAATACTACGGGACTCTGAGCTGCACAACATTTGGAGGCGGAGCCGGCATTCGATGGCAGCCTCTTCAGAGCACGATGCTTGTATTGAAGGGCGGACCACAGATCAATGCACCCATATGCAAGAGTCAACAGGGGTTTTCTTATAGTGTGTCCCTTGCGACCAAGCTATCTGGTAAATCACAATTTTATCTGTTAGCCGGTCGCCAGCCTGTCACTGGCTATCTGGGACCAGGCCTATGGGAAGACAGCTTCTCCGGAGGCTACCATCGGCAGATATCTTCCGCGAATGTCATAGTATTCGACGTAGGATTCGTAACCAGCAGCACACTGAAAAACGTCAGCTCTTATCGAGGAGTTTACTTCTCCTCATCCTTTACGCACACGCTGTCCCGAGGACTCTCAATCGCAAGCAGCTATCGAAGCTACGACGAAAGCTCTGGTGCTACCGGCTTCAACCGTAACATCCTTTTGCTTTCTCTCATATGGACACCGAATTCACGGCCACCGTCTCAATAATCTAACTCAATCACGTTCTGGAGAATGATGGATTACGATCAAGACAATTCGGGCGACCCATTAGCGTTGCTGACACAGTCCGTCCAGGTCCTCAAGAAATATGGACATGCTGTATTTCTGTCGTCGCTTCTGTTGTCGATTGCTGGGATCGCAGGTACATCCCTGATACCAAATGTTTATCGTGCAACCACCACCATCCTGGTTGATCCGCAAAAAATTCCTGAACGTTATGTTGCATCGACAGTCACATCCGATCCCGATGCACATCTGAGCACGCTGACTCAGCAGGTGCTGAGCGCATCCAGGTTGCAAGAGATCATTAACCAGGCGAAGCTCTATCCAGCGATGCGCAAAACAAAATCCCGCGAAGAGATCCTCGACTACATGCGGTCCAAAATCAAGATAGAACTCAAGCAAGGATCGGAACAGGGACTTAGCAGTTTCAGCATTTCATACGATGATGAAAACCGTCAGCTTGTTGCGCCCGTCGCCAATCAACTTGCAGCAAGCTTTATCGAATGGAACCTGAAAGCTCGTCAACAGCAAGCCCTCATCACCACTCAGTTTCTATCCAGTGAATTGGACAAGGCTCAAAAGAGTCTTGAAGAACAGGAAGCAGCCTTGCAGTCCTTTCGGTTGCAGCATTCTGGCGCAACGCCGGATCAACTCGATGGCAATCTGCAAGCCCTGTCCCGTCTCCAGGCCGAAGTCCAATCACATGAGGATGCAATCAGCCGCCTCGATGAAGAACGAATCCTGCTCTCTCAGCAAAATCCGAACGAAACACGTACTCCATCCACGCTTGGAGAGCGCGGACAATTGATGCTGGAGAAAAGCCGTCTGACGAACGAGTTATTGAATCTTAAACGACAGTTCACCGACAGCTATCCAGACGTCGTCACGGATAAAGCCCAGCTGGAAAGAGTGAATGCTCGCCTCGCTGCTCTGCCCGAACCCGTCGTGGGTTCAACAGAGATGTATGACTCCGCAACACAGTTGCGCCTCGGGATGCTCAGCAAGCAGATCGATAGACATCGACAACAGATTTTAGTGTTGCAACAACAGACTGCCGGGTATCAAAGTAAAGTTCAGTCCGTGCCTATTCTTGAAACCGAACTTGCCGAGCTGACACGCAACTATGAAACATCAAGGCAGAGCTATCAATCATTGCTCGATAAGACGCTGTCTGCTGGTATGTCTGAAGATTTAGAGCGAAAACAACAGGCCGAGCGCTTCACAGTTTTAGATCCCGCCAGCACTCCTGAAAAGCCCTACAAACCGAAGAGGTTGCCGATCATCGCCGGCGCTATTGTGTTGTCTGTTATCCTTTCCGTCGGTGCAACAGTAGGCATCAACTTACTCAAAGGTGCTGTGAAATCCGAGGCGGATTTGAACACCATGCTTCCTCCAAAGGTGCGCATCATCGGCACGATACCACCCATTGAGAGCTATGCGGACACGCAACGCACCAAGTTCAAATTCCTTCAAACTGCAGTTCTCTCCCTGATTGCATGTGGAGTACTTATCACCTTTCTGTTGAAGGTTCACACCATACTATGAGCATTCAATCTGAAGTAGACACATTCCTCGATCGTGACCAGACTGGAGCTCCATCCTCCGGATCCAGGCTAACTGCCCATTCCATTAGTCTCGAATACCGTAAAGATTCTCGTCTCGTATTCGTGACCGATCCGAATGGACTTGGAGTAGAGCGATACAGACTGCTGCGGCGACGGCTTTGCGCATCTAGTCCAACCGGCGGCATGTTGATGATAACAAGCCCCAGCTCTGGAGATGGCAAGACCCTCACCGCCGTTAACCTCGCATGGTGCCTGGCAGAAAGCGGACAACAAACATGCCTGGTTGATCTGGACTTTCGGGCTCCCGGTGTAGGCCGTACATTGGGTTATGAAAAATGGACAAGCGATGTAGTTGGAGTTCTCGCCGGGCAATGCACTGTCTCGCAAGCGCTCCATCAGATTGAGAACCATCGACTCCATGTACTCGGTATTAGACATGCGATCCTATCCCCCTCGCATCAACTCAGTCCCGCGGTCCTGAAACCAATGCTGAAAGAACTACGAGATCGATTTGAGTGGGTGATACTCGACATGCCGCCAACAATTCCCATGGCCGATGTTGCCGAGGTTC
This DNA window, taken from Acidicapsa ligni, encodes the following:
- a CDS encoding tyrosine-protein kinase family protein; translation: MSIQSEVDTFLDRDQTGAPSSGSRLTAHSISLEYRKDSRLVFVTDPNGLGVERYRLLRRRLCASSPTGGMLMITSPSSGDGKTLTAVNLAWCLAESGQQTCLVDLDFRAPGVGRTLGYEKWTSDVVGVLAGQCTVSQALHQIENHRLHVLGIRHAILSPSHQLSPAVLKPMLKELRDRFEWVILDMPPTIPMADVAEVLPHVDGALMIVRSAKTTKSIVGPTLEILGTKLWGVVLNDATINGSAYYGNYGYGANRNRKQ
- a CDS encoding GumC family protein, with the protein product MMDYDQDNSGDPLALLTQSVQVLKKYGHAVFLSSLLLSIAGIAGTSLIPNVYRATTTILVDPQKIPERYVASTVTSDPDAHLSTLTQQVLSASRLQEIINQAKLYPAMRKTKSREEILDYMRSKIKIELKQGSEQGLSSFSISYDDENRQLVAPVANQLAASFIEWNLKARQQQALITTQFLSSELDKAQKSLEEQEAALQSFRLQHSGATPDQLDGNLQALSRLQAEVQSHEDAISRLDEERILLSQQNPNETRTPSTLGERGQLMLEKSRLTNELLNLKRQFTDSYPDVVTDKAQLERVNARLAALPEPVVGSTEMYDSATQLRLGMLSKQIDRHRQQILVLQQQTAGYQSKVQSVPILETELAELTRNYETSRQSYQSLLDKTLSAGMSEDLERKQQAERFTVLDPASTPEKPYKPKRLPIIAGAIVLSVILSVGATVGINLLKGAVKSEADLNTMLPPKVRIIGTIPPIESYADTQRTKFKFLQTAVLSLIACGVLITFLLKVHTIL